The following is a genomic window from Oncorhynchus kisutch isolate 150728-3 linkage group LG6, Okis_V2, whole genome shotgun sequence.
TAGTGAGGTCTTCAAGGGATCCTTTAGAGTGCTTTTTCTGCCCGGTGCGGCGGCCCAGTTGTAGCTGTCTGTGGAGCATCTTTCCCGAAGGCGATCCTCTAGCATCCGGATGGCGAGGCCGAGTTATCATAGCTGCTGGTGGGTGATGGACGCCTCAATGCTCCTGCTCCGGTCCTGCCAGGTCAAACGCGTTGGAGTCATTTTATGTGAAAGGACTCCAGTTGTTTTAAATGTCGACTGAAGACTGTCCGTGTTTCACATCCATAAAGGACTGTAGATACACACACTGCCTGGTAGACTGCAACATCGGTGTCTAGGTGCAGGTTTCTGTTGTTAAAAACGTCTTCCAAGGTATTTAAAGTGTGGTACGATGGCAAGTGAGGAGTCTTGAGAAGGAGAATGCTTGTGGTTCAGGTGGAGGATCAGATGACCTGACAATGGACCCCTGTTTTTGGGATGTTAACAGACAGCCCCATTCTGCTGTATTCTCTCACAGCTGCTGTGAGGGTGGCTTGTAGAGCTTCTAGGCTATGAGCGCAATCGTTCTCCAAAGCTGAAGCTCGTGTCTCTTTAATGACCCCTACAACCACTGACACAACCACACACCTCACAATGGCTTGGTGTTGGAGCAAAAACCTGAGCAAAGGCAAAAGGAGGAGAGGTGGGAAGCCAGCAGCTGAAGTATATATCTCTATGTATTACGAGATCTCTGCATATCGGGTCCTTGCAGAAACATGGGAAGCTCTAACTGGCTGGTCCTGCATGGTAAGGTGTGCTATGACCATACGCATATAGTTCACAGAATGGACATACAGTATGCCCTCTGACCATGGGAGTGTCCATTCTAGGAATTCAAATTCTATGATTCGAACCCACTGGGACCTGAAGAGTGACACTGGAGGTGGGTGAGGTCACTAGGAAGGCTGGGGTGAGGATGACCTGACTTCTAGAGAGGAAGAGGGCCATCAAACACACTTTCCCACCCCACCCAGCCTGACTTGTCTATGCCAGCTAAGGGTGTGGATTACACAGCTGCTGTCACTTCTTCCTTAGAGAGGAGACCTCACACCGAAACACACCAGCTATGTTATGTGAGTAAAACAGCTTGAATGGACTCTTGTAGGACTGCAATAAAGAATGGTGGAAATACCACCCATGCAGTCACAAGACAGGGTAaataccttttatttattttatctacaAGAGTGCCCTATATGGTGAAGGGCAAAGGGTCTATTTAGATTTCACAATAACACCCATCTCTGCACTGGGTCTAAATGAGTAAAAACTTGATGGATCATCCATGGCGTTATCAGCTGTGCATTCCATTAAGGCAGGGGGTTTAAACCAATTAGATCCAGTTCGGAGACTTCACAAAAATACAATATCTACTTCTACAATCCATTTCCGTAGCGTTCAAAACAAAGTCAAGTGATTAGGCCTTTGGCTTTAATATATTTAATTGCAAAATaaaattatatacagtacattgtgtAAGGAAAGAGGCTATGCATTGACTAAGACTCACACCCCTCTCACAGACAGTACAAAGTCCAGGACGTCTTATGTCCAGAGTAAGAGCAGAAATACAATACATAAGCATACATATTTCTTTGTTTCTGAAACTGAATGCAACTCAATGCTTTCAGTGTCATTCACGACAGCATAATAAAAAATGAGACAAACAGTTCGTACACCGTTTaagtagaggagagatagacatgAGTTTTTCCTTCTGTCTTCAGTCAGTGCTCACTGCTACACTGAGCCGGGGGGGAGACTAAATGTTTGTCGTCTTTTGATCTAATGCTTGATTCAACTCTCAGGCATGCGTCGACTGGCTCATCATGGGCGACAGTGGGGGCCGTCATtgtcaagagggagagagagagagagaggttgaggcgCTGGGCCCTTAATGCTGGGAAATAGACAATTCCTGGAAACAGATCTCATAGACTACATGTTGGGCGTAGGCTACCCACCCTTTGTGTCTAGTTCCTgaccccaacacagactgatgcTTGGCCAACCCCCTTCATCATGGCCTTCCTACACCCACCCCGTACCACATACATTCTTAACCCTACACTCGGGGGCAAAGAGGGCTCTCCAATATACACAAAACACATTCAAGGACATGAAAGCTATCAGGTGAGAGGGTACATCACGTTTTGTTCTGTAGTTACATACAGAAATAAACATGATGGAGAACCTATATGGATAACTACACTCCAAGAAAAAACATTTTGGTTCTAGGCacaactcttttgggttccatgtagagccctctgtggaaagggttctactttGAACCCAAAGGGGTTCTATTAAAAGGATTCTAGGGGGTTCACATCTGGGACAAGATGGAGATGGTCATGGAATGGATTGTCAAGAATGACATAAGTCCATGAACCCTACTATCTTAAATACTTTCCTAAGGTGTGTAAGAAGTCGAAACATTTACATGGCTGTCGCCACTTTTGGTTAGAGTAGCATCGAGGAATGAGGAGAAGATGAGTTTTCAAGAAGCAACCCTGAGGATGTTGACCTGACACTCTACACAACACTGATGGACCCTTTCTTGAACCCCTGTGTCCTTGGACGATGCTCATGTGGTACAACTCATTCTGTATCAGTGCATCCAAAAAGGTCATGTGTCAGGTGTTTGGGCTGTGAGATTGTTTTGGTAGGACTCCACAGAGCTAAGCCAATCATCAGTGGGTGGAAGATGCTAAGCAGTTCTCTGTAAAATAGTTGAGTCAATGGTCCCAGTCTTGAATCCacaggggatggagagagtgagtcTGAACATGGAGGTGAGGCAGGGTGGATGAGGACGGATCCAGGACGTCCTATCAGGAGCTGCCATCTCCGTTCTTGGTCTTGAGCACCACCAGGACAACCATGATGGGGATGAGGCAGATGGGGGTCATCACCAGGGCAAACACGATGCTGGGCGGGGGGTCGCTCAGCCCCTCGTTGGGACAGTCCGGGAAGAACCTGGAGTGGATGTTTACAAACTCATTCTCCACCATCCTGTTGGGCCAGGGGATCAGCAGACACTCTGCTATCTCCTCCGTGCACATGGTGAAGGTGTTATACATCCTACAGGGAGGGATACGAGGGGTACTATTAGTACAAGAGAGGGCAACATTATGTGCTCTGAAATACATTATTAAGAGTTTCATGGTATGGATTGATCATTAATGAGTGAGTTAACTCTGATTTCACTTGACTGTGTGTTGGGTTTCTCAAAACTACTGTTTGAACTAAGCATGTGATAATGCAAGACCAATGGCATGATAAGTTGGATCAGAAACAAATTAAACAGAACAATAAGTGGATTCAAATAAGCATTTAGGCCTACCTCTTCACATTGTTCCAGTTGCACCAGTCTGTGTTGTTTAATAACTCCATGCCACCTACAAAAGGACTGTAGCAGGTTTCCTTAAATAAGGTCGCGTAGCACTCCGTCCTTGTGTGAAAATACACACAAATTTCACAGTATTCTTCACAATTAACATACTTATTCCCACAACCTGTACAATAAGAGAGAGAATACTGTAAGTTAgaaaatcagttctttaaaattaTGCAATTGTCAAAAATGAATCCTTAAAATAAGGGATTAGAAGAATGTCTAGAAGATTCATGGTTACACATTATTACTAACACGTCCCAGTCTGACCTTATGTTGATTTAACAGCAAGCAGAAGCAGCAGTGTCACCTCTGATTTAACACTATTAAATAGCCTACATGTAGAGTCAGAAAGGTAATAATGGCCCACCTAATCCACGGGAGAGTCCTCTATCTTCGAGGCTAACGCCTGAGAAGAGAAAAGGACAATACATTTGTAGACATTTGACTGGTCAATGGTTGTAATCACAACAGAAATGTCTGTTAAAAACGGCCTCTCAAACAGACAGACTGAACAGCTGTGTCATTCAACatctttttttaaagaatgaTCAAATCTTCTAGAAAAGTTTTTCAAATGACCAATGTAACATTTAAGATCCCAATCAAAACGAAGCATGCAATGAATGTTATTTTTACTGCCGCACATCGTGTCAGCAAATCATTCTGAATGTCCAGCAACGCGAGACGTGCGTTCGCTGCCGCCCGGGCCGAGCCCACACACTCAccagaaagaacagagaggagcacCGCAAAGAAAACAAGCGCTCCCTTCATGTCAGAGAACGTGAACATAGGAGAGTTTCCCCTACTGACTGACGACCATCTAGACTGAGCCTGAACTTCTAACACCGAGTCCTGCAAGGCATAACAGGAAACTAGATAGGGGTGGAAGCAGCTAGACACGGCATTACCCTCGGTTACCAGATGTCAGATCGGTGTTACCCGCGGTTAGGTTACCAGATGTTCCTCGgggatctgtctgtctgccctgcgCCTTGGCAGCAAGCTCTTACCCTCTCCAGTGCATTTCTTTAGGACTGTCTTGCCTTTTAAAGGGGTGGAGGCTCAAaagactgtcctctctctctctctctctctctcaaataaaAGGGAGCACACCCAAGTTGGGCTGGACTCACATCTGAAACCCCTTTACTCTTTAACTCTAGTTGGGCTTTTTAGTCTCCATTTCTCACAGTCAAAGGCCTGGCTGACTTGCAGCTTGTGATTTATTTGCCTTGAGGGCTGCCTCTGCCAAATCGGAAACATAAGTAAACATTTAGGACCGGGGCGTTTAGGGTGGATGTAATCATGACTACGCACGGTGTGCTGTGCAGACGGCTGTGGATTCATATCTGGGTTAATGTGATTGTATCTGGAAGACGTTATTAGAGTCAGCCAGCTGTTTGCAAAGACCTACTCTCTATTTGCCCCACAGCCACAGGCAAGTAATGCAAATCTCCAACTCAATAGGACTTTCAGCATTCACACAATAGGATAAGCCTGGGAATATGGGTGGACTCCTCCTGGATCTTTATTTAGTACCTTGAGCCATGTGGAGCTGCATGACTGTTACCTCAAGAGACTACTGTCTCTGTTTCATACTGCTCTTCAAAGACAACGCATTAGACCACTTCTTCATCATCACTAAAACGATTATTCATACCTCAAGCTCCTTATCAAAAAGGACGTTTTTCAAAATAAGTCTTTGTCGATTACTGGGATGAAATAATAACATTTAAAGTGACTTTAAAAAGATTTAGAGGATGTATTCTCAGGACAATCTATGCTACACAATGTGGTTGGGCCCCTGAACACCATCTGTTCGCTGAGCAACGGTTTTGATTTAGTAATGACATCAGGAAATGTGTCTTTTCAGCAGAGGAGGAGCTCAGAGTTGGGTGAGTTGGaggggagcggagagagagaaaagggaaatCATAGGGTGAGGAACAGTGAAGGGGGACTAGCTGCTCCAAAGTTCCAGTTGTTTCACAACTCTAGAGTTCTTGTTTATAACACAGCCATCACATGGGGCGAATGGTTAACAAATACAGGAAGTGCAGACCAGGTGGGGGGGCTGCCTGTAACTAGGCTTCAGTTAACCTTTGACCCCAGACAATTACGGGCCTTATGTCAGCTGCTGCTAACCCCACAATGGTGGGGACCTCCCCACAGGTTTGTCTTGGCTTCACGGTATGCTAGAAGcctgtctttttttatttttttaagaggTTGGCCAGTTCTGTTCTGAACCCATGTGTTATACAGTGCATGTCCAACAGAGTCCCCCATGGATTCAAATATAATTTCACATCAAAGCGTTGCTCGATGACGAAGGACAAATCTCGATGGTAATGTTTGTTTCGAACGTTAATGGGGTGCTACACCATTACAAACATTACCAACATAATCCATCTGTGATCATTATGTTGTGTAATACCAATATTGTGAAATAGGTGTTAAATTGTTGCCTAAAAAGTGTTCAATTAATCTGGTAACTTACCGTGGTGTTGGTAGTTTGCATATGTTGTTGAGTCATGCCATGAAGTGAAACCTAATTGATGAGAATAACATACTGTTTAATCAATGTATTCATCAGTACATTTACAttatagtcatttagcagacactcttctccagagcaacatacagtagtgagtgcatacattttcatacttttttgtaCAGGTCCCCTGTTGAAATAAAACcaacaaccctggcgttgcaagagccatgctctacaaactgagccacacgggaccccAATGGGACCCCCATCAAAGTGAAGACAGtctaacaaaaaaacatttgttgtTGTTCCCTTGGTATTGAACACTAGTTGACATAGATGAGTTGTGTTAGTTGACGTAGAGACCACGAGAAGAGGACAACTGTTAGTTACCTGGTGTGGTAGCTTGTGGCGCCTCATAATGTCCTATCAGGCCAGCTGCTGTGGAGCTCAGTGCTACAGGGACAGACACAAAACAGGGACAATGTCACCGGAGAGTTCTTGACAGAAAAGTGTGCACTCACATTCTCACACGTGCACAGTCAGCGAAATAAACAAAGACAAACACAAGCAAGTAGAAATACAGAAATTAGTAGACAGAtgtgtattattttttttacatatagaAGACTGATGAACAtataggagagacaggaagagaggagtgggaaAGAGAAACAAATGAAGAGAGAGCTGGTCAGTGGCTGGGAGTGTATCCTCCCTTTGTTCTCTGAATAAAGTCTGAAACAGTTCAGCCATTTCCTCAAACACAAACTATTTCATTTAGTCTTTgaatcattttttgttgttgtttttttgtagtgTGATCTGGTCTGGGAAATTGAGTCTAAAGCTGAGGTGTTCCTTATTAAACCGTTATTGTGACATTGTGTTCCGTGAAGACCGTGATTATCTCAATCACATATCTTGTGTATTTGTTGGTAAAAAAACAGATCATATAAATTAGAACAACAATCTGCTTATAATCTTCAAGAAAGACACCAGATCCATAACATCATCATACCTATATTTAACCTCTGCTTCTTCAACATTGGAGCATGAAaatgtttttaacaaatcaaaatcacTAGTTTAGGCAACTTAAAACAAGAATCGAATATTAGATCTGCCAAGCTCTTACTACAATCCCTTACTTCACCGTGAGCTTCTAAGCATTCCACTTACTGTAAGAGGTGAAATCTAGGGCAATATTTTACATACTTTTTTTCTCAGTAGTTCAACATACTTCTCCCTACCTCTGGCCGTCTTTACATACATATAGTACTCTGTAAATCATCTACTTACCCCAGAGAAGAAGAGGCAGAaaggagaaagaagaagaagacatgGGAGACGGATTAGGGGCTTTCATTTCTGCCTGACACTGCTCTGTTCCTCTTCCCTGGTGGACCCAGATTACATATCTCAACCTTTCTGCAGGAAAGCTCTATAAAACAACAGGAAGCTCTCGTTTCCTAGGATGGGCGGCTTGGGCGGGTTCCCACAATGGGACAGACAGCCCCAGACAAGGGGAGAGCTACTGTAGCCCACTACCACTTACAATacaatccatctctctcctattctctttctctccttctcactcaactgctctctttctttctttttctcgctctctccctctccctcacactccttttcctagtttctctctctctgtctctctacttcaATGCTTCCTCACACTCTATTAGACGTTCAGTTTGGAAGGAAGACATCTGTACCAGCAGTCACTGAAGGTTTTCGTTTTGAAAATAGACTGCTGACTAGCTGATGACCCTGTAGCCTTTCTCACTTGCTCAAATCCTGTGAGTAAACTGATTTTCAGACTAATATGTGTTCCAATACACTGTAAAACCATTTTTGTTCTATATGTGTTGATTAAACTTAAAAATTCTCACAGCAACTAGCTGCAATACAATTTCCAGTTTGCTCAACATTTGGGCATATTATCGACGACGTTGAAATGCCGGTTGGAGCATAATTAGAGTGTGCGACTGTCTTTATTTTTACATATTAGCCAAACCAACATAAATTCTCAAGTTGAATTGTATGTTCACTCAACTTTCAATTTTAGGTTGAGGGAACATACAATTCAACTTGAGAATTAATTTAGGTTCAGCTACAATAATATGTCCAAATGTTGAGCAAACTAGAAATCACATTGCAGCTGAACTATTTAAGCTGAACCAGTGTAGCGAATTCAGGCATAGCACCGACCAGGACACAACCCTGGTCCAACAACTGTCATACCAACACCTTAGCAGTTACACCAAGATATCCGAAGTTGGGTGAACTATAATATAGATGATTGTTAAACTATGGAAAAGGGTTTTGTTATTGACAGATGACAGTTATATTTCTTGTTTTGGTTGAGTAAAGTATGTTAATGATATAGAGTCCCCTTTGACTCCTTTCCAGTTTCAGTCATGTTTCAATTAATGGGTCAGACAGTGGATTATTTTAAATCACCACTGACCAGATAAACAGGCAAAATATTTTCAATAATGGTTTGAGCAAATTGACAAACTTTTTTTTTGCTATATGTGGTTTAAAGCATCATATTTCAGCCTCTGAAGTAAATGGTTTAGTTGTAAACTGGTCCCTCAAATTCATCTGACATTGACCTAAAATCCTTGGGTTAGAGTA
Proteins encoded in this region:
- the LOC109893335 gene encoding receptor activity-modifying protein 1 isoform X1, with the protein product MKAPNPSPMSSSSFSFLPLLLWALSSTAAGLIGHYEAPQATTPGFTSWHDSTTYANYQHHGVSLEDRGLSRGLGCGNKYVNCEEYCEICVYFHTRTECYATLFKETCYSPFVGGMELLNNTDWCNWNNVKRMYNTFTMCTEEIAECLLIPWPNRMVENEFVNIHSRFFPDCPNEGLSDPPPSIVFALVMTPICLIPIMVVLVVLKTKNGDGSS
- the LOC109893335 gene encoding receptor activity-modifying protein 1 isoform X2; this translates as MFTFSDMKGALVFFAVLLSVLSGVSLEDRGLSRGLGCGNKYVNCEEYCEICVYFHTRTECYATLFKETCYSPFVGGMELLNNTDWCNWNNVKRMYNTFTMCTEEIAECLLIPWPNRMVENEFVNIHSRFFPDCPNEGLSDPPPSIVFALVMTPICLIPIMVVLVVLKTKNGDGSS